In the Chlorobium limicola DSM 245 genome, one interval contains:
- the blaOXA gene encoding class D beta-lactamase, whose product MKKQVVNSKRPVLRGILFPLMLFILFPSPAAAAGDTAIAELFCRKGVEGTLVLSSLKGGQRFVHNEERAKRRFPVASTFKILNTLIALEEKVATGKDHLIRWDGRRHDFPDWNRDQTLESAFRVSCVWYYQELARRIGADTYRRYLGESCYGKLDEPFDATTFWLDGSLQVSAMEQVSFLRKVCLRSLPFSDTTYESLREIMLAEKTQDYALRAKTGWATSATPAVGWYVGYVETSADIWFFALNIDIPDPQELPLRQVLVREVLRSKNIID is encoded by the coding sequence ATGAAAAAACAGGTTGTGAACTCAAAACGTCCAGTTCTCCGGGGGATACTCTTTCCGCTCATGCTTTTCATCCTGTTTCCGTCTCCTGCAGCAGCAGCAGGGGACACGGCTATTGCCGAACTGTTCTGCCGGAAAGGAGTCGAGGGAACACTGGTGCTTTCGTCGCTGAAGGGCGGCCAGCGATTCGTGCACAATGAAGAGCGGGCAAAACGGAGGTTTCCCGTGGCATCGACATTCAAGATACTCAACACCCTGATCGCACTGGAGGAGAAGGTTGCGACGGGAAAGGATCATCTGATAAGGTGGGATGGCAGGCGGCATGATTTCCCCGACTGGAACCGCGACCAGACTCTGGAGAGCGCGTTCAGGGTTTCCTGCGTCTGGTACTATCAGGAGCTTGCCCGCCGGATCGGAGCTGATACGTATCGACGCTATCTCGGGGAATCGTGTTATGGAAAGCTTGACGAACCGTTCGATGCAACGACATTCTGGCTCGATGGTTCTCTTCAGGTCAGCGCGATGGAGCAGGTGAGTTTTCTCCGGAAGGTCTGTCTTCGATCATTGCCGTTCAGCGATACCACCTATGAGTCTTTGAGGGAGATCATGCTTGCCGAAAAAACGCAGGATTATGCACTGCGTGCGAAAACGGGCTGGGCAACGAGTGCAACCCCTGCGGTTGGATGGTATGTCGGTTATGTTGAAACGTCTGCGGATATATGGTTTTTTGCGCTGAACATTGATATCCCTGATCCACAGGAGCTGCCGCTACGGCAGGTGCTGGTTCGCGAGGTGCTTCGCAGTAAAAACATTATAGATTGA